A window from Nycticebus coucang isolate mNycCou1 chromosome X, mNycCou1.pri, whole genome shotgun sequence encodes these proteins:
- the LOC128577005 gene encoding regulator of nonsense transcripts 3B-like: MKEEKENKPKNKQVTLLTPPGASSSGNGSSGDGAKGEDKHERSKEKKEALSKVVIRRLPPTLTKEQLQKHLQPMPEHDYFEFFSNDTSLYPHLYARAYINFKSQEDIILFRDRFDGYVFLDNKGQEYPAVVEFAPFQKAAKKKTKKRDSKVGTIKDDPDYRKFLESYAGDSEKKITATPETMLEEIEARKKESIAKKTTPLLSFLKNKQRIREEKREERRRREIERKRQREEERRKWKEEEKRKRKEMEKLKKTDRVLEMEKVKDEPKIKLLKKPEKGEEKETDKGEKTKQLDKENVSDERANGQTGTIPKRSDSELKDAKPKRAEEESGKNYKKERDYEREQERGVRERERQKRQEEERRRQKERYEKGRMFKRKEEEMKKEKEALQDKGKKNESRESTGSSDKTEKKEEVVVKKERIRNKDRPSMLLYQAGARSRNRPCPPDDSAKSGDAAAGKKAEKH; this comes from the coding sequence atgaaggaagaaaaggagaacaaaCCTAAGAATAAGCAAGTGACCCTGCTGACGCCCCCCGGGGCCTCAAGCAGCGGCAATGGGAGCTCAGGCGATGGTGCCAAAGGAGAAGATAAACATGAACgaagcaaggagaagaaagaggctCTGAGCAAGGTGGTGATTCGAAGATTACCTCCCACTTTGACGAAGGAGCAGCTTCAGAAACATCTCCAACCTATGCCTGAGCatgattattttgagtttttttctaatGATACTAGTCTGTATCCTCATTTGTATGCTAGAGCATACATCAACTTTAAAAGCCAAGAAGACATTATTTTGTTCCGGGATCGCTTTGATGGTTACGTGTTCCTTGACAATAAAGGGCAAGAGTATCCAGCTGTCGTGGAATTTGCACCTTTTCAAAAAGCGGCGAAAAAGAAGACTAAGAAGAGAGATTCCAAAGTTGGGACTATCAAGGATGATCCAGACTATagaaaatttttagaaagttaTGCCGGCGATAGTGAGAAGAAGATAACAGCTACACCCGAGACGATGCTAGAGGAAATAGAAGCAAGGAAGAAAGAATCAATAGCTAAAAAGACAACTCCGCTTCTGAGCTTCCTGAAAAACAAGCAGCGAATccgagaagaaaagagagaagaaaggaggcggcgcgaaatagaaagaaagagacaacgagaagaagagaggagaaagtggaaagaagaagagaagcgtaaaaggaaagagatggagaaactaaagaagactgacagagttctggaaatggaaaaagtaaaGGATGAACCAAAGATTAAGCTGCTGAAGAAGccagaaaaaggagaagaaaaggagacggacaaaggagaaaaaaccAAGCaactggacaaagaaaatgtgagtgATGAAAGAGCCAATGGGCAAACTGGTACAATTCCCAAGCGATCTGATAGTGAGCTTAAAGATGCAAAGCCAAAGAGAGCTGAAGAGGAGAGTGGCAAAAACTACAAGAAGGAACGTGATTACGAACGGGAACAGGAGCGCGGAGTTcgagagagggagaggcagaagcGGCAAGAGGAAGAGCGTCGTAGGCAGAAGGAGCGTTACGAGAAAGGGAGGAtgtttaaaagaaaggaagaagaaatgaaaaaagagaaagaagcacttcaggataaaggaaagaagaacGAAAGTAGAGAATCAACTGGCAGCTCAGACAAAACcgaaaagaaagaggaagtggtTGTTAAGAAGGAGCGCATAAGAAACAAGGATCGCCCTTCAATGCTGCTTTACCAAGCAGGAGCTAGAAGCCGAAATCGACCCTGTCCTCCTGATGACAGCGCCAAGTCTGGAGATGCAGCCGCAGGAAAAAAAGCGGAAAAGCATTAA